In Idiomarina sp. PL1-037, a single genomic region encodes these proteins:
- a CDS encoding ABC transporter substrate-binding protein, giving the protein MKSPLRFCFLLLLAGLLPMTSLAFSEQKLTFRAPEEGPFTQYVTAVLEEAYGKLGIELEYIELPRLRGEQLATEGTIAGELGRTALLEDKRRHLRRVPFPLFTFDIIAVADRRNCGYCPLSEMESLAYVNGMDSITKLVDNLPYEPSIVTPIDIEQVVKLLDSGRIQMAFMGDFQFENSELKDNPHLITHKLSTEVGFHYLNEGHARLIPQLTYHLQTMHANGRMKELREQYGVTLETPVKPIKRPDQLTVVGALHQGLLNADGTGKLWSLAKSVFPTFTSRLNTVVSSWQRSIQLLQEGRADALIGVRPDQKIKNIILSKYHIAYDDSIFLFTLEEPNDGPICVSGPRFMQTLVDTDQPFYRASNSLDCFALLDMERVSAVIDYKDNLPDWTEKPYKKKKLSDPQPLFVAFSDNNRGRALRQLFDNTLFEQTIERKANPQINERL; this is encoded by the coding sequence ATGAAGTCACCGTTACGTTTTTGCTTTCTGTTACTGCTCGCGGGTCTGCTCCCGATGACCAGCCTTGCCTTCTCAGAGCAGAAACTGACCTTCCGTGCCCCCGAAGAAGGCCCCTTTACGCAATATGTAACCGCGGTGCTTGAAGAGGCTTACGGAAAACTCGGTATCGAACTCGAGTACATCGAACTTCCCCGCTTACGAGGTGAGCAGTTAGCCACTGAAGGCACCATAGCCGGGGAACTCGGAAGAACCGCGCTACTGGAAGACAAACGTCGACACCTGCGCCGGGTGCCTTTTCCATTATTTACTTTCGATATTATCGCAGTAGCCGATCGTCGCAACTGTGGTTACTGCCCATTGTCAGAAATGGAAAGTCTGGCCTATGTTAACGGTATGGACTCAATTACCAAATTGGTCGACAACCTGCCTTACGAACCGTCTATTGTCACCCCTATTGATATTGAACAAGTGGTAAAACTACTTGATTCGGGGCGTATTCAAATGGCATTTATGGGGGATTTTCAATTTGAAAATTCAGAGCTGAAAGATAACCCTCATTTAATTACTCATAAGTTATCGACAGAGGTTGGTTTTCATTACCTGAATGAGGGTCATGCGAGACTGATCCCTCAACTGACTTATCACCTGCAAACTATGCACGCCAACGGCCGGATGAAGGAGCTACGCGAGCAGTATGGTGTCACCCTGGAAACACCTGTAAAGCCCATAAAGCGTCCTGACCAACTAACCGTTGTAGGAGCTCTACATCAGGGATTACTGAATGCCGACGGCACGGGAAAATTATGGAGTTTGGCTAAATCCGTATTTCCGACTTTTACCTCCCGGCTCAATACGGTTGTCAGCAGTTGGCAGCGAAGTATTCAATTACTACAGGAAGGCCGTGCAGATGCGTTAATCGGTGTTCGCCCTGATCAGAAAATAAAAAATATCATTCTGTCTAAATATCATATTGCTTACGACGACAGCATTTTTCTTTTCACTCTTGAAGAGCCGAATGATGGTCCTATTTGTGTATCCGGTCCTCGCTTCATGCAAACCTTAGTGGATACCGACCAACCCTTTTACCGGGCATCGAATTCGCTGGACTGCTTTGCACTGCTGGATATGGAAAGAGTCAGTGCGGTAATAGACTACAAAGACAACCTGCCTGACTGGACCGAAAAACCTTACAAGAAAAAGAAACTGTCGGACCCGCAGCCTTTATTCGTAGCCTTTTCCGATAACAACAGAGGCCGTGCACTTCGTCAGCTGTTTGATAACACACTGTTCGAACAGACAAT